TTCCTGCTTCATTTAAATTTGGTTCTGTTGCTTTTATTGCATCACTATACAGTGCTTTTGCAAAGATAAAGTCAATCTCAGCCATCACATCGACGATCGTTAATAAGTCATTAGAAACTTCACTTACTTGTGATGAAAGAGCAACTAATATTCGATTAATTTCTTGTTTTTCTTTCACTCTTGCTTCACGAAGTTGATTGTTTATTTGAACGACAGAATCTGGTTCTACAAATAATGTGGCACCAGAAGCAGACTGATCATGGACCATCCCACCGAAATGACTTCGATACTCTTGTTTTACAGGGATAACGTATCGGTCATTTCGAATTGTAATAATTGCATCCGAGAGCATCTTTCTCCCACTTGAAGATCGTGTAATATTTTCAAGTTTTGATCGAACGTTCGATTCGTGCGAACGTATTTGTTGACGAATACTTCGAAGTGCTGAGCTTGCTGAATCTAACACTTCTCCTCCTTCATCAATCGATTGTTTGATTTCCCGCTCCAAATCAGTAAGTGGTACCATTTGATTTACCAAATCAGGTAAAATAGAGAGTTCGATATCATCTTCGATCATTCCTTCAACGAAGCTTTTAAAGCGCCGGCTTCCATAAATTGTTGAGGAGATATCGAGTAATTCAAGTTCATTTAACATACCGCCGATTTGTGCACGTTTTACTGAAGTACGAATATCACGAATGCCACCAAGAGGGGCTTGTCCTTTTAACCGTAATACTTTCGCACCTTCTGCTGTACTTTTTTGCGCATGTTCAATTTCTGAGAGATCAAACGATGGCATTAAGCTTTCTACACGCTGTTTCCCTAAAGATGAGCTTGCGTGCTGAATGAGTTGCTCTTTCATTTTGTCATATTCTAATATGCGACAAACCCTTTCTAACACAAGGGTCACCTCCGTCTATTTACCGATTCTTCGAGATGAATGCTCTTAATTCTTCCGCTGTCCACGTATTTACAACCGTCTCTTTTTTCAGCCAGCCACGTCTAGCTGCTTTCACACCGATTGGCATATGGTCAAGCATTTCGATTCGGTGAGCATCTGTATTTACAGCAATTTTCACACCTTTTTCTTGTGCTTTTTTCAACCAATCGGATGAAAGATCTAGACGATTTGGATTTGCATTCAGTTCCAAAATCGTATTCGTTTCTACTGCTAAATCAAATAATTTTTCCATATCGACTGGATAGCCGTCTCTTCGACCAATTAACCTCCCTGTTGGATGTGCTACCATTGCAACATATGGGTTTTCTAAAGCTGTTTGTAATCGTTTCATTATTGTTTTTTCATCTTGATGGAAAGCAGAATGGATTGATGCGATGACAAAGTCGATATGCTCTAACACATCGTTCTCGTAATCTAACGACCCATCTGGTAAGATATCCATTTCAATTCCAGTAAAAATTGTAAAGTCTTCGTACTGATCATTTAGTTTACGTACAACCTCATGCTGACGTTTCAAACGTTCTACACTTAATCCGTTTGCAACTCGTAAAAATTTTGAGTGGTCTGTAAGAGCCATGAAGTGGTAACCACGAGACCTGCAAGCTTCAATCATCTCTTCAATCGAATGAGCCCCATCACTCCAAGTTGTATGCATATGAAGGTCCCCTCGTATATCTTCCATCTTCACAAGTGGAAGCTCACTTTCAAAGCGTTCCACTTCATCGTACCCTTCACGCACTTCTGGTGGAATGTAAGTTAATCCAAAATGGTTAAAGAAATCCGTTTCTGTTTCGAACGTTTTCACTTCACCAGTTTCTTCACTTTCCACTCCATACTCACTAATCTTTTCACCACGATCTTTTGCTAACTGACGCATAAGGACGTTATGATCTTTTGAACCTGTAAAATGGTGAAGTGTTGTTGCAAAAGCATCATCTTCTACCATCCGAAAATCGATTGGGACAATTAAATCATCAAATTGTAGTTCAATACTTACCTTCGTATCACCGTGACCAACGATTTCTTTTATATTTTCCATTGAAACAAGTTGTTCACCGGCAGAAACTGGATCATCAGTTGATAAAATAAAATCAAGGTCTTTGACCATTTCACGCCCACGCCGGAAACTACCTGCCAATTCATAACGGTGAATCCCTTCCATTCGATCGAGACGTGACTTAATCTCCTCCGCTACTGGTATCATTTGTGCAATTGGCAAGCGTTCTGGACGCTTCCCTAGTTCATCAATTGCGGCTAATATTTTTTCTTCTGTTTTCTCACCAAAACCTGGTAACGTTTGGACTTTATTTTTTTCACAAGCGACTTTTAATGTCGAAGCATCGACAACGCCAAGTTCTTGATACAGCTTTCCAATCTTTTTCCCACCTAGGCCAGGTAGCTTTAATAATGGTAAGAGTCCTTCAGGGAGTTCTTCCTCAAGTTCTGTGAGTGTTGAACTTGCCCCTTCTTGAACAAGTTCATTAATGATTGCCGCTGTTCCTTTACCAATCCCTTGAAGTTTTGCTGGATCATCAAACTCTGCAATCGTTCGTTCGTCTCTTTCAAGAGCTTGGGCCGCTTTTCGATATGCCGAAATTTTAAATGCATTTTCACCTTTAATTTCAAGATATATCGCGATTCTTTCTAACGTTTGGATAATATCTTTTTTATTCATCGCCGTCATGACGTTACCACCTCGTTTTACCATTTAGACCAAGTCATTTTTTCTTTTATCATCATAACGATAATTGGTATACAAAAGCAACTGTAAGCACTGATGTTAACAAGAAATGCGCAAGCCCCTTGTCCCTTCCTCTCCAATTATAACTACGGTCATGTACCCGTCCAACAGGTAAACGACACGCATGAGGCCGTGCCTGGGGCAAAGAAGACACTTTGAAAGCAAACGAAGTGAAGCTTGAATAGATGTCGCACTTGTGCCTAGAGGTGAAAGCGCCCGCCGGTAGCGAAGTCACTCAATCAAAAACTAGCAGCATTAATTACCTGCGACGAGTAACCGCAGGAGCAATTATTATCTGCGACGAGTAACCGCAGGAGCAACGAAAGCCACTACACTGACCAAGCTATGAGCTGTGCCGACGGATCCTCACCAAAGAATCAGCTCTTAGAGGAAGGCACAACGAGCATTTGCTTCTCCGAATATTCATCGAGCTGCCTCGACGCATCATCTTCCAAGAAGTGCTTGAAGAGGAAGAGGCAAGTAGTCTGCGACGAGTAACAAAGCCTAACGAAACCGAGTAGGCGTCGCCATTACTGACCACGCCTCTCACAGAGCACACACGTGCGGATCTTCGCATGTGGCTCTTCCCATATATCCCTTCTAGAGATAACGTTCATCATGAACAGATGATAAACTTACGAGTCCCAGCTCTGAAAAGAACTCATTGTCTAACGCCGCATGAACCATTGGACTTTTGGAACTTCGCCAAGCAAACATACGGATTCCTCTGAGGTTTTCTTCCCTCCATCCCTTCCTTCTAAGAAGGCGATGGAGGTTCTTTATATGTCTCCAACTTCTAAGTTGTACCATTCTTAACCTTCTTCTTATCCAACTATCCCACTCTTTGAATTTGTTCTTCACATTGCCGTAGCGGAAATAATTTGCCCAACCTCGAATGTAGGGGTTCAGCTTGTCTTGGATAAGGAGTTGGATATCAACTGTTTGGTTCCTACGAGTAATTTCTCTCACTCGCTCCTTGAATTTTACCTCTTTCTTAGGGTCTATTCTTCGAATATTGCCAATGAATTCATACCCTAAGAATGTAAATGGCTCTTTCATGGCGTCGACAACTTTAGTCTTCTCTTGATTGACAGTTAAACTTAGTTCTTTCTCAAGAAATCTTGAGACACTTCGCATGACTCTTTCTGCACCTTTTGGGCTTTTACAAAGAATGATAAAATCATCCGCAAAGCGGACGATACGGTGACCACGTTCGGTCATCAGTTGATCAAGCTGATGTAAGTAGATGTTCGAAAGTAACGGACTTAACACACCACCTTGCGGAGCTCCCTCGGGAGTATCTTCGTAAAGATCCTCTACCATGACACCTGCTTTGAGAAAACGGTGAATGAGTTCGATAATAGACCCATCCGTCACTCGTTTCCTTATTTGTTGTTCCAATTTATCATGTGGAATCGTATCAAAGTAGGACTGTAGATCGGCATCAATGACATAATGGTATCCTGCTCTCAAGTGTTCAGTAACTTTGTCTAGAGCCATATGAGCACTTATCCTTGGGCGGAAACCATAACTACACGGAAGAAACTCTTCTTCGAAGATAGGTTCCAATACATTCCGTAGAGAAGCTTGTACGATGCGATCTTCCACCGCTGGTATCCCTAGTGGACGTTGTTTCTTCCCATTATCTTTATCGATCATCTTTCGTCGAACAGGTTTGGGTCGATATCGTTTACCTTTTAGCTTCTGTTGGAGCACTTCTAGATTGTCCTCCAGCTTTGCTTCATATCCTTCAATTGTTACTTTATCGACCCCTGGTGCACCTTTGTTCTTCTTTACTTGATAAAAGGCACTTACTAGATTCGCTTTCTTGTACACTTTGTCGTACAAACTGTACCATACACGTCTTTCCATCTGTTATTCCCCTTACGCCACTGCTTTCGTTTCTTCCTTTGCTTCTGCTTCTCCATATGAAATGTCGAACATATCAAGGTTGGTAGCCGATGGCAATACCTTATATTTCACATTTCGGCGATAGACGGTGTACCCTTCTGTTCCACCCTGGCATCAGCCCCCTTGGCTCTTGTCCAGCTTCTGTCTATTTCCGCAGTCATAAGTAAGCCTACTCACATTGTTCTTCTATGGGTCACGCCCTTCGCACGATTCCTCACCTTTTGGGTATAGGTTCGCAACTGTATCTGTGTACAGTTTCACTCATGTGCTGTCCTCGCTACTGTCGCCAGTAGGTCATTGGCATGAGCTTCTCCACTACTATGGCGATCTCTGACTTCTCCCTTTAAAGCTCATCTTGTGTCCTTGGCTTAGCCTTGTAACATCAATACCTACTTTAGGAAGCAGGGAGATCTCAATGGGTCACATCATGTACTTTCCCTCTAATCCAGCCCTCATAACACTTTGAGTTTCCAGCTATTCGGACTTTCTGTTCTCTTGCACAGTCATCCAACTCTCGTGCCAACATGGGATATCAGCTCTGTTCAGAGGTTTGCCTTCAGATCCTCCGCACGCTACTCCACAGTCAACGCACTATCTGTCAGCTAATGCTTGCCGGCTGGCCGATGCATTCGGGACTCTCACCCTTTAGCACATGTGCTGCCACTCGCGAAAGAAAGCTTCTCGTTAAATAACGAGAAGCTACCACTGGGTTTCGGACCATAGGCCTTTTAATTGGTTTGAAAGAATTGGTGTATACTCAAAAATCATTTGTGCAAAGCTAGACCCTTGCAGTATTTCTTGAACCATTTCAAGTTGAATTAATGCTGCTAAATGGAGAAGGACAACAATGATTAATAAGCCTTCAATAAAACCGAACAAACCACCAAGCCAGCGATTGATCATGTTCAAAATCGGTAAATGAGCTAGGAAGTCAAACAATGATCCAACGACTTGCATCACGATTTTTGTCACGAAGAATAGAATCGCAAAAGCAATTCCGTTATAATAAACTTCTTCTAATTTAAACGCATCTACAAGAAGGTTCATCCCAGACTCAGATGATAATTGTGGAAACGGCACCCATAATCGTATGTAATGTGCGACTTCCTGATAATATAAATATGCAACAATAAATGCGACCACAAACCCTAGCAAATGGATGAGCTGTAAAATAAATCCGCGGCGGAAACCGACGAAAAAGCTAATGACTAAGGCGATAAATAACAAAAAACTCAGCATCTTTATTAATCCCCATCTTTCTGTTCTTCCTCTATTTTCTTCAGTAAATCTAGATAATCATTTCCTATATTTACGGCTGTTAAAACCGCTAATTTATTTGTATCTAAATATGGGTTGTTCCCTTTTAATTCTTTCATTTTTTGATCGACGAGTCTGGCAACTTTTTTTACATGATCAGGGTCCTCTGCCCCAACAATCTTATATTGTTGCCCAAAAATTGTAACACTCGTTCGACGCTTTTCGTGTTCTTCTCCCACTACTAAGCCCCCATTCGTCATAAAAATCCTATTATTTATCATAACATGCCAATACGTGTATGAAAATATAAACTAATAAGAAAAGCGAAGCGCTCTTGATATCGGCGGTGAGCTAGACAACGACCTAGCGTAAAAACTTGCTTTTAGTCTCTGTACTAAAAAACTACATCGTACTCTAACTTCATCTATGATAAAATTTTATAGATTATTAAATATGTTGAAATAAGATGACTTAAAACCTTAGTTTGTCTATACTATTGAGTACGAAACATTAAAGACTATTCTATGAATAATGATCGACTCATTTATCGGTACTTTACTATTTTAACTCGGTAAGTGGAGAAATCTCTACCCTAAAATAAATATTCTCATATAGAGAGGTTTGATATCGTTGAGTTACGAAGTGATTCAAGTTGAAAAGTCGATATTAGAAAAAATGAAAATAACTTATGCTGATTCATTAAAACCAAACCCACCACAAGGGGCTGCATTTGCAGCTAAAACGAAAGGGTGCTCCATTACTGGGTACCGCTCAGGAAAAGTACTTTTTCAAGGAAAAGAAGCGACATTGGAAGCAAATCGGTGGGCAACAAACAGCAAATCTACACCTCAAAAGAAAAAAGCCACAGGGAAAAGTGTAAACGATCACCAATACCAGCCACCTAATAACGTTACAAGTCTCGTATTGCTTGGAAGTGACGAAACAGGAACAGGTGATTATTTCGGTCCAATGACGGTCGTATGTGCTCACTTGTCAGAAGAACAAATGAAGACGATTGAGCATTGGGGCATCCGTGACTCAAAAACAATTACTGATGATACAATTCGGACACTTGCGCCAAAGCTTTTAAAAGAATGTACATACAGCCTACTCGTCTTAAAAAATGAAAAATATAATGACCTTCAGCAAAAAGGGATGAACCAAGGACAAATGAAAGCTCTGTTACATCACAAAGCAATTACGAATGTGATGAAAAAATGTGCTGAACAAGACTTACCTTACGAAGGTGTTCTTATTGACCAATTTGTACAGCCGAACCGTTATTTTGAGTATTTACGATCAAAAGGTCAATCTTGGCGTTCAGAAAAACCACTTTATTTTGCGACGAAAGCAGAAAATATTCATCCAGCCGTAGCTGCAGCCTCAGTGCTTGCTCGTTATTCATTTTTACAGGAAATGGATGCACTAGAAACGGAAGTCGGCCTTCCACTCCCAAAAGGGGCCGGTGCAAAAGTCGATGCAGCAGCGAAAGAAATTGTCCGCCATAAAGGGAAAGACGCTCTTTATAACTGTACAAAATGGCATTTCGGTAACACTCAAAAAGTGTTGCGATAAAGAAAACTCGCCGATTGGCGAGCCTTTAAGGCGAAGACAAAGGTGTAGTTGCACTTATACTATACACATAAAAATTTTCACTACGCCGAAATTGCTTCTTAGCTAAAATTTTATACATTCTTATAGTGTAAACAAAACTTGGCTTGTCGCCAAGTCCTTATGGCGAAGGCAGAGCCGTAGTTGCAACGAGCTATACACCTTGAATCAACTTCGAGCTGCGACGAGTAACCGCAGGAGCAATTATTATCTGCGACGAGTAACCGCAGGAGCAATTATTATCTGCGACGAGTAACCGCAGGAGCAAGCGAAGTGTGCTTACTTAGAAGCTCTTATGCTTTAGTGCAAGTCCTAATAAGGAACTTCGGCTAAAGTCGATCACGTCCTGTGATCAACACCGAAGCCACCACCTCCTGTGGAAGTAAGCCTTAGTTGCGGTTATACTATCAACCGAAATTTTATACGTTCTGGTAGTATAAGAAATGAGCGCTTAGTAATGTCACTCCACCGACGTTTACTAAGCGCTTTTTTCAGTCAAGATTAAAGATCTTTATACACTTCTTCTCTAAGAAGGACAAAACCTTGTCGACTATAAAACTCTTTGGCAGTCGTATTTTTACACCAATAATCAAGCTCGATTCGATGAATCTTCTCCTGATGAGCGACGTTTTCAATATGCTTCATGAAATACAAGCCATACCCTTGGCCACGTTCGCTTTCATTTATACTAATTTGATGAACATATAAAGAACATTGCTTCTTTTTGAAAGGGCTCTCTTTACTTCGTTTTATTTCAACCCAAGTATAGCCGATTGGTATGTTTTTATTTTCAAGCACGTAAAATTTATGTTGAGGCTTAGGCATTACCTCTTTAAAAAAGGTGAAGATCTCATTTTCATTATAAGGCTTAAATATATGAGGATACATGTTAGCATGATGATTTTGGACATGACGGTTTAAGGTTGTAATTAACTTAACATCATCTGTTTCATAAATGTTCATTCGCATCATCTCCATTTAAAAAATAATAAAACCGAGCATGATCAAAACTACAATACATGCTGCAATTAAATTTGCAATTGATGCAGATTTATTTTTCATTTTCGACTGCTCAAATGAACGAATAAAAAATGATAATGAAATCAACCCGATTACAAGAGGTAATACCTCCCTTGGTAAAACGTGTATAAACATCAAAACCCAAACAATTACTGCAGCTGTTAAAACGAAAAGATCGATAAAGTAAAAAGGCTGCAACCTGTTTGCTTTTTCTTTTTTAACTGAAAACATATTTGTCTCTCCTTACTCTTTTAAATCTCTTTTCGGAATATATTTCGTGAAATATGCAGCTAAAATTAACAATATTAATCCTAGCCCCCATACAACGACCCCTAACAAATCAAAAACCATTGCAACTAATAAAATAATCGCCATAATATAAAAACAAATGGATGATAAATTTCGTTTAATCGCCTCTTCTCGTCCATTTTCTTTTGCTGACCTTCGTATTTGTATTAAGAAATAAAGAAGGCTTACCATTAGCGCTGCCATTAATATTAGATTGAACATAAGCTTCTCCCCTCTTATGTGCTTTCCTTTATACCTTCATTTGGGCCGTTAGTTAGATTATTCATAAACCATGATGACTCCATCATTTATTTTCCTTCGTTTCGATCATTCTTGCAAGTTTTTATCAAATTAATTTCGACAATCTAAACTTTTACGTTATACAATTGAAAAAATATTGTATTTTTCGGACTTTTTTTGTCAAAATGAACCATCAATCTATAACACCATCCGAGAACTCTGCTGCACCGTCCACAACTACGTCACAGAAGACGAATTGTAATGTTAGTTATTTAGTCAAAAACGTTATAAATAATCAGTCGTTTCAAGATCCGTATCCCTTCAATCTACATGGAGGGATTTTTTTATTGAGGTTATGTATTGTCGTTTTCGCCGGCTTCGTTCGTTTGTTATGATCGATAGGTTTCTGTATTTGGCTATTTTGCTATGTGGAATGGTGTACCTGGTATTAATCTACCCGGTACAAATCTACCTGGTATTAACCTACTTGGTATTAACCTACCTTACTTTGTAGGGTTCCACATGCCTATAACCTTTTTCTCAACTATTAATAACTTATCTTTTTTTATAAATCTAGCAGGAATATCACGTTTATTGTCGAACTAATATTTTGGAATTTTTAAAAGGAGTGATCTTATGTGAAAAGAGAAAAAAGAATTTGGAATCCTAACAAATATTATCATGTCATGAGTAGAGGAATTAGAAATGAATTATTCAGAAATGAAAGTGACTACCAATATTTTGTAGATTTAATTGAGTTCATACACAACAAATATAAAATTGAAGTGGTAGCATATTGCCTTATGAAAAATCACTTCCACATTCTTATACGTACGAAAACCAAAAGTTTATCTTACGTTATGAGGTTATTAAAATGGTACTATGCACAATACTTTAATAAAAAATATAAATTAAAAGGCCCTGTCTTTGAAACTCGGTTTGTTTCTAAACAAATCCTAGATAATCGCGGTTTAATCATTTGTAGTCGCTATATTCACTTTAACCCCCAAAAATTTGTAAAAGATCTAGAAACTTATAAATGGAGTAGCTATAGCTATTACTTACCTACTTGCGATCAGCCACCTGATTTTTTATCCACTTCACCAGTCCTCAATCAATTTCCAGGAACAGATCAAGAAAAACGCAAAAAATATATTGAATGGTGTCAATATTAGTATTAACCCAATACTCAATACACTCAATCAAACTCTATTAAATAAGCATTTACATGGTATTAATCCTCCTGGGATAAAGCTATCTGGTACAAACCTACCTGGTATCTATCTACCTGGTATAACCCTACCCGGCACAAACCTACCTGGTATTAACCTACCTGGTACACATCCACCTGGTACATGTCAAAAAACCAAAAAAGCTAACCGCAAGTTATCGGTTAGCTTCAAATGACAAATTTTATGATCTTAATGTTGCGCCAAGACGTTCTTCTAAGCCGGCCAATACTTTTTCGTGAACGGTAGTAACATCTTCTTCCGTTAACGTTTTTTCTGGATCTTGATAACGGAGTGAGAATGCCAATGACTTTTTACCAGACTCTAAATGTTCACCTTGATATACATCAAAGAGCGATACAGCAGTAAGTAAGTCGCCACCTAATTCAATAATTTCACGTTCTACATCTGCTGCGACCACCGTTTCGTCCACGACTAATGCGATGTCACGATCCATGGCTGGATAACGTGGAATTGGCGTATAACGTAGTGCTTTCAATTCATGGTCTACAATCTTTTGTAAGTTAAGTTCAAATACATATGTTTCTGGTAGAGACCATTCTTTCGCTGTCGTTGGATGAATTTGACCAACCATACCAACTATTTCGTCACCAATTCGTACTTCAGCTGTGCGTCCTGGGTGAAACCCTTGACGTTCACTTTGAACATACTGAACATTACCATTAACGTTTAATTCAGCAAGTAGTCCTTCTACGATACCTTTGACAACGAAAAAGTCGATTGCCTTCTTTTCACCTTGCCAGTTATGCATATGCCACGCGCCCATAAATGCACCAGCGACCATTGTTTTTTCATTAGGTTGCTTCGTCACTTTCTCTTCTTCTGTATGGAAGACAGAGCCGATTTCGTATAAGGATACGTCAAGCATGCTCCTGTTTTTGTTATGGCTTAGTGCATCAAGTAAGTGCGGGATCAGTGTTGTTCTTAGTGTACTGCGATCTTCACTCATCGGTAATGCGACTTTCACTCGTGGCTGATCACCACGTTCAAAATGCGATTCTTTTTCAGCAGTTGTTAAAGAGTAGTTCACTGCTTCATGAACGCCGGTGCTTTCTAAGAAACGGCGTGCTTTACGTTTTTCCTGTTGAACCGTCGTTAAACCACCTGGTGTTGTCGGTGTGTTTGGTAACGTCGTTGGAATGTTATCGTAACCGTAAAGACGCGCGACTTCTTCAACAATATCCGCTTCAATTTGAATGTCGTTACGACGAGTTGGAACAAAAACAGTGAAGTGACCATCTTGCTCTTCGTATTCAAACTGTAGTTTTTTGAAAATATTCTTTACAGTCGTTGCATCAATCTCTGTTCCAAGAACACCATTTATTTTTTCAAGCGTAATGTTTACAGTATGTGGTTCTACGCTTAACTCGTCGTGTGCAACAACTCCTGATAGAATCGTTCCACTTGCAAGATCAGCAATTAATTCAGCTGCTCTCTCAGCTGCTTTTTTCACACGAGCTGGATCAACACCTTTTTCAAAACGAGCACTTGAATCACTGCGAAGAGCTAAGTTACGACTTGCTTTACGTACGACTGTATCTTTAAAGAATGCTGCTTCTAATAAAATATGTTGCGTGTCCGCTTGAACTTCAGATTTGGCTCCACCCATGACACCCGCAATCGCCATCGGTTCTGTTCCATTTGTAATGACGAGATGCTCTGATGACAACGTACGCTCAACATCGTCTAAAGAAACGATCGTTTCTCCTTCAGTTGCTCGACGAACAAGGACTTTCTTAGAGTCAAAACGGTCGTAATCAAAAGCATGTAATGGTTGACCGTATTCTAGTAAAACGAAGTTCGTTACGTCAACGACATTGTTAATCGGGCGAATACCAGCTGCCATTAATTTCGTTTGCAGCCACATTGGTGACGGTGCGATTGTTACGTCTTTAATGATTGTTGCACCGTAGTACGGATTATCTTCTTTCGCGTCTACTTCAACGGAAATGTAGTCTGAAGCTTTTTCGCTACCTTCATTAACGTTTTCTTCAGGGAAAGTCACTTCACGGCCAAGAATTGCACCGATTTCATAAGCAACCCCGATCATGCTTAAGCAGTCTGCTCGGTTTGGTGTTAAGTCGAGCTCTAACACTTCATCATGAAGGTTTAAGTGCTCAAGTGCATCTTCTCCTGGCACCATGTCTGTTGGGAAAACAAAGATCCCTTCCGCTAATTCTTTAGCAACAAGCTTGCCTTCAAAACCGAGCTCTTGTAATGAACAGATCATTCCCTCTGAAGTTTGGCCACGTAGTTTTGCACGTTTAATTTTCATACCACCCGGAAGACGGGCACCAACTTTAGCAACCGCAACATATTGGTCCTTTGCTACGTTTTTCGCACCACAAACAATTTGTACTGGCTCATCTTCACCTACATCTACTTGGCATATATTTAATTTATCTGCTTCTGGGTGCTTTTCACATGAGAGCACTTTTCCAACCACGACATTTTTCACACCTTGGTTCATTGCATGAACAAGGTCAACTTCAACCCCGCTACGTGTTAACTTTTCAGCTACCTCTTCGGCAGTGAGGTCATCTATTTGAATGTATTTTTTTAACCATTGATATGATACAAGCACGATGGTTCCTCCTTTATTTCTCCTAATTTATACTCGCTTAAATTGAGATAAAAATCTTGTGTCGTTCGTGTAAAAATGACGGATGTCATCAATGCCGTATTTTAGCATTGCGAATCGTTCAACACCCATTCCGAATGCGAATCCAGAATATTTTTCTGGGTCAAAACCACCCATACGTAAGACATTCGGGTGTACCATACCTGCACCTAATACTTCGATCCATCCTGTTTGTTTACACGTACGGCAACCTTCTCCACCGCAAATCGCACAAGAAATGTCTAGTTCCGCTGATGGTTCTGTGAAC
The Bacillus shivajii DNA segment above includes these coding regions:
- the polX gene encoding DNA polymerase/3'-5' exonuclease PolX — protein: MTAMNKKDIIQTLERIAIYLEIKGENAFKISAYRKAAQALERDERTIAEFDDPAKLQGIGKGTAAIINELVQEGASSTLTELEEELPEGLLPLLKLPGLGGKKIGKLYQELGVVDASTLKVACEKNKVQTLPGFGEKTEEKILAAIDELGKRPERLPIAQMIPVAEEIKSRLDRMEGIHRYELAGSFRRGREMVKDLDFILSTDDPVSAGEQLVSMENIKEIVGHGDTKVSIELQFDDLIVPIDFRMVEDDAFATTLHHFTGSKDHNVLMRQLAKDRGEKISEYGVESEETGEVKTFETETDFFNHFGLTYIPPEVREGYDEVERFESELPLVKMEDIRGDLHMHTTWSDGAHSIEEMIEACRSRGYHFMALTDHSKFLRVANGLSVERLKRQHEVVRKLNDQYEDFTIFTGIEMDILPDGSLDYENDVLEHIDFVIASIHSAFHQDEKTIMKRLQTALENPYVAMVAHPTGRLIGRRDGYPVDMEKLFDLAVETNTILELNANPNRLDLSSDWLKKAQEKGVKIAVNTDAHRIEMLDHMPIGVKAARRGWLKKETVVNTWTAEELRAFISKNR
- the ltrA gene encoding group II intron reverse transcriptase/maturase; the encoded protein is MERRVWYSLYDKVYKKANLVSAFYQVKKNKGAPGVDKVTIEGYEAKLEDNLEVLQQKLKGKRYRPKPVRRKMIDKDNGKKQRPLGIPAVEDRIVQASLRNVLEPIFEEEFLPCSYGFRPRISAHMALDKVTEHLRAGYHYVIDADLQSYFDTIPHDKLEQQIRKRVTDGSIIELIHRFLKAGVMVEDLYEDTPEGAPQGGVLSPLLSNIYLHQLDQLMTERGHRIVRFADDFIILCKSPKGAERVMRSVSRFLEKELSLTVNQEKTKVVDAMKEPFTFLGYEFIGNIRRIDPKKEVKFKERVREITRRNQTVDIQLLIQDKLNPYIRGWANYFRYGNVKNKFKEWDSWIRRRLRMVQLRSWRHIKNLHRLLRRKGWREENLRGIRMFAWRSSKSPMVHAALDNEFFSELGLVSLSSVHDERYL
- a CDS encoding CvpA family protein, producing the protein MLSFLLFIALVISFFVGFRRGFILQLIHLLGFVVAFIVAYLYYQEVAHYIRLWVPFPQLSSESGMNLLVDAFKLEEVYYNGIAFAILFFVTKIVMQVVGSLFDFLAHLPILNMINRWLGGLFGFIEGLLIIVVLLHLAALIQLEMVQEILQGSSFAQMIFEYTPILSNQLKGLWSETQW
- the zapA gene encoding cell division protein ZapA; translated protein: MGEEHEKRRTSVTIFGQQYKIVGAEDPDHVKKVARLVDQKMKELKGNNPYLDTNKLAVLTAVNIGNDYLDLLKKIEEEQKDGD
- the rnhC gene encoding ribonuclease HIII, encoding MSYEVIQVEKSILEKMKITYADSLKPNPPQGAAFAAKTKGCSITGYRSGKVLFQGKEATLEANRWATNSKSTPQKKKATGKSVNDHQYQPPNNVTSLVLLGSDETGTGDYFGPMTVVCAHLSEEQMKTIEHWGIRDSKTITDDTIRTLAPKLLKECTYSLLVLKNEKYNDLQQKGMNQGQMKALLHHKAITNVMKKCAEQDLPYEGVLIDQFVQPNRYFEYLRSKGQSWRSEKPLYFATKAENIHPAVAAASVLARYSFLQEMDALETEVGLPLPKGAGAKVDAAAKEIVRHKGKDALYNCTKWHFGNTQKVLR
- a CDS encoding GNAT family N-acetyltransferase, giving the protein MNIYETDDVKLITTLNRHVQNHHANMYPHIFKPYNENEIFTFFKEVMPKPQHKFYVLENKNIPIGYTWVEIKRSKESPFKKKQCSLYVHQISINESERGQGYGLYFMKHIENVAHQEKIHRIELDYWCKNTTAKEFYSRQGFVLLREEVYKDL
- a CDS encoding transposase → MKREKRIWNPNKYYHVMSRGIRNELFRNESDYQYFVDLIEFIHNKYKIEVVAYCLMKNHFHILIRTKTKSLSYVMRLLKWYYAQYFNKKYKLKGPVFETRFVSKQILDNRGLIICSRYIHFNPQKFVKDLETYKWSSYSYYLPTCDQPPDFLSTSPVLNQFPGTDQEKRKKYIEWCQY